The sequence GAGGTGTCTCGACGCTCGGCTTCCGGGGCGAGGCGCTCTATACCATCGGCGCGGTGTCGCGACTCACCGTCACGACGAAACCCCGCGGCGGGGAGACGGGGACGAAACTCACACTGGCGGGTGGCGAGGTCGAGGGCTGCGAGCCGGCGGGCTGTCCCGAAGGGACCGCCGTCGAAGTAACGGATCTGTTCTACAACACGCCCGCTCGGAAGAAATACCTCAAACGCGAGGCGACGGAGTTCGACCACGTCAACACCGTCGTCACGCGCTATGCGCTCGCCAATCCGGCGGTCAGGTTCGTGCTCGAACACGACGGTCGGGAGGTCTTCGCGACGACCGGTCAGGGCGACCTCCAGTCGACAGTACTCTCGATCTACGGCCGGGAAGTCGCCCGCGCGATGGTTCCGATTGGGGAGCTCGCGTCGGGGCCCTTAGAGGGGCTTTCGGGCTACGTCAGCGACCCCGAAACCACGCGCTCGAACTCGGCGTACATCTCGACGTACGTCAACGGGCGGTACGTCCGTGCGAAAACGGTTCGGTCGGCCGTCATCGATGCCTACGGCACGCAGTTGGCCCCCGACAGGTATCCGTTCGCCGTTCTCGATCTCGACGTCCCACCCGAAACGGTCGACGTGAACGTCCACCCCCGGAAGATGGAGGTCCGCTTCGGCGAGGAAGACGCCATTCGCGAGCAGATCGAGGAGACCGTAGAGAACACCCTGCTCGAACACGGGCTGATCCGGGCGTCGGCCCCGCGCGGGCGGTCGACCCCCGAGGAGACGGCGATCGCGCCGGAGTCCGGGGAGAACGACGCGGCGGGTGGCTCGTCGTCCCCGTCGGGGGCGTCCGGGACCGGGTCGGACACCGGCGGCTCGGCGGAACGATCTCCGTCGCGAACTCACGGGGTCGGCGACGCCACCGGGACATCGGGCACCGGTGGCGAAACGAGCGCGGAGGGAGGCGTTACGGGTGGGCGAGAGACGAGGGGCGACGAGTCGGGCGAACGCCGGTTTCGTGCCCCGGCGACCCAGACGACGGTCGGCGAGCCACGCTCGCCGGACTACGAGCGACTGCCCGACCTGCGGGTGCTCGGCCAGCTACAGGGAACGTACGTCGTCTGTGCGGCCGACGACGGACTCCTCCTCGTCGACCAGCACGCCGCCGACGAACGGGTCCACTACGAACGCCTCCGGGAGGAACTGGGCGGCGAGACGACGACCCAGGCGCTCGCCACGCCGGTCGAACTCGAACTGACGGCCCGCGAGGCCGAGCTGTTCACCGCCTACGAGGACGCGCTCGCGCATCTCGGGTTCGCCGCGAGCCTCGACGGGCGGACGGCGCGGGTCACGACCGTCCCGACCGCCTTCGACGCGACGCTGTCGCCCGAACTCCTGCGGGATGCCCTCGACGAATGCGTCTCGGGTGACCCCAGCGATACGGTCGATTCGACCGTCGACGACCTGCTGGGCGACCTCGCGTGCTACCCTGCCGTGACGGGCAATACCTCGCTGACGGAGGGGTCTGTCGTCGAGCTACTGGCGGCGCTCGACGCCTGTGAGAACCCGTATGCCTGCCCGCACGGGCGACCGACGGTGATCCGAATCGACGGTGAGGAGCTCTCCGATCGGTTCGAGCGCGACTATCCGGGCCACGCGGGACGCCGGGACTGATTACGAGGCCGTCTCTCGGCCGGGCGCGTCGCCGACGCGGTCGGGTCGGCGCTGGAGGCGTTCGAACAGGCGGTACTCCCGATACGTCTGCAAGCCCAGTACGGGGACGGCCCCGCCGAACAACGCCAGCGCGACGGGCAGGTCGAGCAGTG is a genomic window of Halalkalicoccus subterraneus containing:
- the mutL gene encoding DNA mismatch repair endonuclease MutL; this encodes MSRDEHEIRALDAATVDKIAAGEVVERPASVVKELVENGLDADASEITVEVDAGGIDRIRVADDGVGMSESSAKKAVQQHTTSKLRDISDLERGVSTLGFRGEALYTIGAVSRLTVTTKPRGGETGTKLTLAGGEVEGCEPAGCPEGTAVEVTDLFYNTPARKKYLKREATEFDHVNTVVTRYALANPAVRFVLEHDGREVFATTGQGDLQSTVLSIYGREVARAMVPIGELASGPLEGLSGYVSDPETTRSNSAYISTYVNGRYVRAKTVRSAVIDAYGTQLAPDRYPFAVLDLDVPPETVDVNVHPRKMEVRFGEEDAIREQIEETVENTLLEHGLIRASAPRGRSTPEETAIAPESGENDAAGGSSSPSGASGTGSDTGGSAERSPSRTHGVGDATGTSGTGGETSAEGGVTGGRETRGDESGERRFRAPATQTTVGEPRSPDYERLPDLRVLGQLQGTYVVCAADDGLLLVDQHAADERVHYERLREELGGETTTQALATPVELELTAREAELFTAYEDALAHLGFAASLDGRTARVTTVPTAFDATLSPELLRDALDECVSGDPSDTVDSTVDDLLGDLACYPAVTGNTSLTEGSVVELLAALDACENPYACPHGRPTVIRIDGEELSDRFERDYPGHAGRRD